In a genomic window of Nitrospira sp. ND1:
- the fusA gene encoding elongation factor G produces MNVPLTESIRNVAVVSHAGSGKTSLVEALAYCAGSLSAPGSIFAGTTVSDFEPEEIHRRTSLNTTVLRCSYQDRVLTLLDTPGSPSFIGETRSALRAADGVVLVVSAASGVRSALQRIWSMVRDSGVPCVVFVNDLDKDGTVFDNTVEDLTKELEMTAVPLILPMGSGAQLGDVVDVLQNHVVTSQPDRPKSQQGPVPPEWRDRVDQARRRVMELVAEGDEALLERYLTDGALTEEALLEGLQAGVQRGSLVPIVGGSALRHIGVHSLLHTLVDLLPSPVSRARVAPLQGTGSMEDGGPINRHPLPTDPFSAVVFKTLIDPFIGRLSYVRVYSGTLEADTAMYNSTRQVRERGGHLFSIFGKKYTPITRATAGEIVAIGKLKDTVTGDTLCDEHAPIRYPGIPFPRPVVSFAIEPKSKTDIEKVSLGLHKVIEEDPSLEFVRHIETKEMVLSGMGQLHIDVALEKLHRKYGADVIVHAPKIPYRETIRSVAQAQGKYKKQTGGHGQYGDCWLEVGPLPRGQGFEFENKIVGGAIPRNFVPAVEKGVVEALHEGPLAGYPAVDVRVTVYDGSYHVVDSSELAFKIAGSMGVKKALEAAHPILLEPLMTVEVEVPAECVGTVLGDLNARRGRIVMVEANGHIEIVKALVPQAEMLSYAASLNSMTGGQGSYAMEYAQYEEVPRELAGRIIEEHKMERHGAVAH; encoded by the coding sequence ATGAACGTTCCCCTCACCGAATCCATCAGGAATGTGGCTGTGGTATCGCATGCGGGATCGGGCAAAACCTCGTTAGTCGAAGCGCTGGCGTATTGCGCGGGCAGTCTCTCCGCTCCCGGCTCCATCTTCGCCGGAACCACGGTGTCGGATTTTGAGCCGGAAGAAATCCATCGCCGAACCTCACTCAACACCACCGTCCTTCGTTGCTCTTATCAGGATCGAGTGCTCACGCTTCTGGATACCCCGGGCTCGCCCAGCTTCATCGGTGAGACGCGATCGGCATTGCGTGCGGCAGACGGTGTGGTATTGGTCGTGAGTGCGGCATCGGGCGTGCGCAGCGCCCTGCAGAGGATCTGGTCGATGGTCCGTGACTCCGGGGTACCCTGTGTCGTGTTCGTCAATGATCTGGACAAGGACGGCACGGTATTCGACAACACGGTGGAGGATCTGACCAAGGAATTGGAGATGACTGCCGTTCCCCTGATCCTGCCGATGGGCAGCGGTGCGCAATTGGGCGACGTCGTGGATGTGTTGCAGAATCATGTGGTGACGTCGCAGCCGGACCGTCCGAAATCGCAGCAGGGGCCGGTGCCGCCTGAGTGGCGTGACCGGGTTGATCAAGCCAGGCGTCGCGTCATGGAACTCGTAGCCGAGGGAGACGAGGCGCTGCTCGAACGGTATTTGACCGACGGCGCATTGACGGAGGAGGCGTTGCTGGAGGGACTGCAGGCCGGAGTTCAACGCGGGTCGCTGGTGCCCATCGTCGGAGGATCCGCCTTGCGACACATCGGTGTGCACTCGCTCCTGCACACTCTCGTCGATCTGTTGCCCTCACCAGTCAGTCGCGCCCGGGTTGCACCGCTGCAGGGCACAGGGTCGATGGAAGACGGGGGACCGATAAACAGGCACCCGCTGCCGACCGATCCATTCTCCGCCGTCGTCTTCAAGACCCTCATCGATCCATTCATCGGCCGTCTTTCTTACGTGCGCGTCTATTCGGGAACGCTGGAAGCGGATACCGCAATGTATAATTCCACGCGGCAGGTCAGGGAGCGAGGCGGGCATCTGTTCTCCATTTTCGGCAAAAAATATACGCCGATCACGCGTGCGACGGCCGGAGAAATCGTGGCGATCGGCAAGCTGAAGGATACGGTGACGGGAGATACGCTCTGTGACGAGCATGCGCCGATCCGATATCCCGGGATTCCATTTCCCAGGCCGGTGGTGTCGTTTGCGATCGAGCCGAAATCGAAGACAGATATCGAGAAGGTGAGCCTGGGGCTGCATAAGGTGATCGAGGAAGATCCGAGCCTGGAGTTCGTGCGTCATATCGAGACGAAGGAGATGGTCCTGAGCGGCATGGGCCAATTACACATCGATGTGGCGTTGGAAAAACTGCATCGTAAATACGGCGCGGACGTGATTGTGCACGCGCCGAAAATTCCGTATCGGGAAACGATTCGTAGCGTGGCCCAGGCACAGGGGAAGTATAAGAAGCAGACCGGCGGCCATGGCCAATATGGTGATTGCTGGTTGGAAGTCGGTCCGTTGCCGCGCGGCCAGGGCTTCGAGTTTGAGAATAAAATCGTCGGCGGCGCCATTCCGCGCAACTTCGTGCCGGCGGTCGAAAAGGGTGTCGTGGAGGCGCTGCATGAAGGGCCGCTTGCCGGGTATCCTGCCGTCGATGTGCGGGTGACCGTCTACGATGGCTCCTACCATGTGGTGGATTCATCCGAGTTGGCCTTCAAAATCGCCGGGTCGATGGGAGTGAAAAAAGCGCTGGAAGCGGCCCACCCGATCTTGCTTGAGCCGCTGATGACGGTTGAAGTCGAGGTACCGGCCGAATGTGTGGGGACGGTCCTTGGCGACCTGAATGCGAGGCGAGGCCGGATCGTCATGGTCGAGGCGAACGGCCACATTGAAATCGTCAAGGCCCTGGTGCCACAGGCCGAGATGCTCAGCTATGCGGCGTCACTAAATTCAATGACGGGAGGACAGGGGAGCTACGCAATGGAATATGCTCAATACGAGGAAGTGCCGCGCGAGTTGGCCGGCCGCATCATTGAGGAACACAAGATGGAGCGCCACGGGGCCGTGGCGCATTGA
- the radC gene encoding DNA repair protein RadC has product MTPQKTGRGIGKWPETERPRERLLREGAESLSDAQLLAILLRVGRQEASAVKVGMEVLDRVGGIFGLLHCSAEELCAIPGVGPAKAAQLKAAVEVGKRAVSAPLTTGTRISSSADLFKHYHARLRDLRHEIFAVVLLDAKNQVIRDVTISEGSLTLSIVHPREVFIPAMRASAAGVIFLHNHPSGDPTPSQEDRVLTARLVSAGSLLGIQVLDHLIVGDGRYVSFADQGWLNGEGARV; this is encoded by the coding sequence ATGACACCCCAAAAAACAGGGCGCGGGATTGGAAAGTGGCCCGAGACTGAACGTCCGCGCGAACGTTTGCTCCGTGAGGGTGCCGAAAGCCTCTCCGACGCTCAATTGTTGGCCATTCTGTTGCGCGTGGGGCGGCAGGAAGCCTCCGCCGTCAAAGTCGGGATGGAAGTACTCGATCGTGTCGGAGGTATCTTCGGCCTGCTGCATTGCAGCGCCGAGGAGCTCTGCGCCATTCCCGGAGTGGGCCCTGCCAAGGCTGCGCAGTTGAAGGCGGCGGTAGAAGTCGGGAAACGCGCGGTGTCTGCGCCGTTGACGACCGGGACGCGCATCAGCTCGAGCGCCGACCTGTTTAAGCATTACCACGCACGGTTGCGGGACTTGCGGCACGAGATTTTCGCGGTGGTGCTGCTGGACGCCAAGAACCAAGTCATTCGCGACGTGACGATTTCTGAAGGCAGTCTGACGTTGAGCATCGTGCATCCAAGGGAAGTCTTTATTCCCGCCATGCGTGCGTCTGCCGCCGGAGTCATTTTCCTCCACAATCATCCCAGCGGGGACCCCACGCCAAGCCAGGAAGACCGGGTGTTGACGGCCCGGCTGGTGTCTGCCGGTTCTCTCCTGGGAATTCAGGTCCTGGATCACCTCATCGTGGGGGACGGTCGCTATGTCAGTTTTGCCGACCAGGGGTGGTTGAATGGGGAAGGCGCGAGGGTATGA
- the rsmD gene encoding 16S rRNA (guanine(966)-N(2))-methyltransferase RsmD, protein MRVIAGLHRGRRLLGPRGQAIRPTSDRVKEALFSILGERTTGARVLDLYAGTGSIGIEALSRGAAHATFVEADRQALRLVNSNLEQCGLQQSANVCACQVSQFFRRATQWSGPYDIVFCDPPYQLTPELIAMAQEWNAGWLADDAVVIIEHGKKAEIPQTLGLLSQVKRYDYGDTALTRFHVTAKEAQPR, encoded by the coding sequence ATGCGCGTCATCGCAGGGCTTCATCGGGGCCGACGGTTGCTTGGTCCCAGAGGACAGGCGATTCGACCGACGTCCGACCGAGTGAAAGAGGCCCTCTTTTCGATCCTTGGCGAACGGACCACGGGAGCTCGTGTGCTCGACCTCTATGCCGGAACCGGCTCAATCGGAATTGAAGCGCTGAGCCGCGGCGCGGCACATGCGACCTTTGTGGAAGCTGATCGTCAGGCCCTGCGCCTAGTCAACTCGAACCTTGAGCAATGCGGCTTGCAACAATCCGCCAATGTCTGCGCCTGCCAGGTCAGCCAGTTTTTCCGTCGGGCAACCCAGTGGTCGGGCCCCTACGACATTGTGTTCTGCGATCCGCCCTACCAATTGACCCCGGAGCTCATCGCAATGGCGCAGGAATGGAATGCCGGATGGCTGGCCGACGATGCCGTGGTGATCATCGAGCACGGAAAGAAAGCGGAGATCCCGCAGACCCTGGGCCTGCTCTCGCAGGTCAAACGGTACGACTACGGCGACACCGCGCTCACACGATTTCACGTCACAGCGAAAGAAGCCCAACCCCGATGA
- the coaD gene encoding pantetheine-phosphate adenylyltransferase encodes MKTAVYPGTFDPITHGHSDIIRRGFRMFEKVIVAIAPNPGKHPFFSVKERLEMVGLVTKDLPNLEVTTFEGLLVDFVRECGAHAILRGLRAISDFEHEFQMALINRKLAETVETVFLMPSEEYSYLSSTIIKDVASHGGSLQDFVHPEVARRLQERIRSFKG; translated from the coding sequence ATGAAGACCGCCGTCTATCCCGGCACATTCGACCCGATCACGCATGGACACAGCGATATCATCCGACGCGGATTTCGGATGTTCGAGAAGGTGATTGTGGCGATCGCGCCCAACCCGGGCAAACACCCGTTCTTCAGCGTGAAGGAACGACTGGAGATGGTGGGACTGGTGACCAAAGATCTGCCGAACCTGGAAGTCACCACCTTCGAAGGGCTGCTGGTGGATTTTGTGCGGGAATGCGGTGCCCATGCTATTCTGCGCGGCCTACGGGCAATTTCCGATTTCGAGCATGAGTTTCAGATGGCGCTCATCAATCGCAAGCTGGCGGAAACCGTCGAAACGGTCTTCCTGATGCCCAGTGAGGAATATTCCTATTTGTCTTCCACCATCATTAAGGATGTCGCCAGCCACGGCGGATCGCTCCAGGACTTTGTGCATCCCGAAGTGGCTCGGAGGCTCCAAGAACGAATTCGGAGTTTCAAAGGATGA
- a CDS encoding pyridoxal phosphate-dependent aminotransferase: MKLAARVGRIVPSPTLSITATAKSMAAQGIDVIDFASGEPDFDTPEPVKAAAEAAIRAGFTKYTPSSGIDELRVAIADKLKEEQGLQYDKSQILVSCGAKHSLYNLAEALLEAGDELIIPVPFWVSYQDQTLLNDATPVLLQTREEDGYTISQEALEAVITPRTKAIIVNSPCNPTGATYDRTTLEGIAAAALRHDLVIISDEIYEKVLYDGTQHISIATLSPEVAARTVVINGVSKAYAMTGWRIGYAAGPKPLLTAMANIQSQSTSNPCSISQKAAVAALRLGNPFTKTMVTEFDRRRRVMVDRLNKMPGVTCCMPTGAFYAFPNVSGLLGKRWKDQPIGSAANLATYLLNEAQVAVVPGEPFGSDIHIRLSYATAMEAIERGLTRIDAALRRLS; encoded by the coding sequence ATGAAACTTGCAGCCCGTGTCGGACGAATTGTCCCCTCCCCGACCCTCAGTATTACCGCCACCGCCAAGTCGATGGCGGCACAAGGGATCGATGTCATCGATTTCGCGTCCGGAGAACCGGACTTCGATACCCCCGAACCGGTGAAGGCCGCGGCAGAAGCAGCCATTCGCGCGGGCTTCACGAAGTATACGCCGTCGTCGGGGATCGACGAATTGCGCGTGGCGATTGCGGATAAATTGAAGGAGGAGCAAGGCCTCCAGTACGACAAGTCCCAGATCCTCGTCTCCTGCGGCGCCAAACATTCACTCTACAACCTGGCGGAGGCCCTGCTTGAAGCGGGCGATGAACTGATTATCCCGGTTCCCTTCTGGGTCTCCTATCAGGACCAGACCCTGCTCAACGACGCCACGCCCGTCCTGCTCCAGACGCGGGAAGAAGACGGGTATACGATCAGCCAGGAAGCGCTGGAAGCCGTCATCACGCCACGAACCAAAGCCATCATCGTCAACAGTCCCTGTAACCCGACCGGCGCCACCTACGACCGGACAACCCTCGAAGGTATTGCGGCCGCAGCCCTGCGCCACGACCTGGTGATCATCTCGGACGAGATCTACGAGAAAGTGCTCTACGATGGCACCCAGCACATCAGCATCGCGACCTTAAGCCCGGAAGTGGCGGCTCGAACCGTCGTCATCAACGGAGTCTCGAAAGCCTACGCCATGACCGGCTGGCGCATCGGGTACGCTGCGGGACCAAAGCCGCTGCTGACGGCCATGGCCAATATTCAAAGCCAGAGCACCTCGAACCCCTGTTCGATTTCACAGAAAGCTGCGGTGGCCGCGCTTCGCCTCGGGAATCCCTTTACCAAAACCATGGTGACGGAATTTGACCGGCGCCGACGCGTCATGGTCGACCGTCTCAACAAGATGCCCGGCGTGACCTGCTGCATGCCCACGGGGGCGTTTTATGCGTTCCCGAATGTAAGCGGCTTGTTGGGCAAGCGCTGGAAGGATCAGCCCATCGGCTCCGCGGCGAACCTGGCGACCTATCTACTCAACGAGGCCCAGGTGGCGGTGGTGCCCGGCGAACCGTTTGGAAGCGACATTCACATTCGGCTGTCCTATGCGACCGCCATGGAAGCGATCGAGCGAGGACTGACCCGTATCGATGCGGCGCTTCGCCGGTTGTCCTAA
- a CDS encoding L-threonylcarbamoyladenylate synthase encodes MALILPFTDTTCDRVLPDVRQVLDAHGVLALPTETYYGLAVRPTDETALRRLIELKGRPSDKPILVLIGSLDQLPQLVQATPPAAALLMEQFWPGPLTIVFPAAPDLPALLTAGTGTIGVRQAPLLQLQHLLRHTGPLTGTSANRSSEPPLDNAVAVQRALGAGVDLILDGGHTPGGLPSTMVDARDRPHLLRAGALSTDLIRAALARQGYELSS; translated from the coding sequence ATGGCTCTGATCCTTCCCTTTACCGACACAACCTGCGATCGCGTTCTGCCTGATGTCCGACAGGTGTTGGATGCGCATGGCGTTCTCGCGCTGCCCACCGAAACGTACTACGGTTTGGCGGTCCGTCCGACGGATGAGACGGCGCTCCGGCGTCTCATCGAGTTGAAAGGGCGGCCATCCGATAAGCCGATTCTCGTGCTTATCGGAAGCCTGGACCAATTGCCTCAGTTGGTCCAGGCGACTCCTCCCGCCGCAGCCCTCCTGATGGAACAGTTCTGGCCCGGGCCTCTGACCATCGTGTTTCCTGCGGCGCCTGACTTGCCGGCGCTGTTGACGGCGGGGACCGGAACGATCGGGGTGCGGCAGGCTCCCTTGCTTCAGCTCCAGCATTTGTTGCGGCACACCGGCCCCCTGACCGGGACCAGTGCCAATCGCTCCTCGGAACCACCGCTCGACAACGCCGTGGCAGTGCAGCGCGCGTTGGGGGCAGGGGTGGATCTCATTTTGGATGGCGGGCACACGCCGGGAGGTCTCCCTTCTACCATGGTGGATGCGCGCGACCGCCCGCACCTGCTTCGAGCCGGGGCCCTCTCCACGGACCTGATCCGCGCGGCGCTTGCACGGCAGGGTTACGAACTTTCATCATGA
- the purD gene encoding phosphoribosylamine--glycine ligase, giving the protein MKILVVGGGGREHAMVWKIAQSPRKPQIFCAPGNAGIEGLATCVPIKADDIEGLKAFALKEQIDLTVVGPEAPLALGIADEFRKARLKIFGPTKAAARLESSKSFSKDIMAANRIPTAAARSFERMDQALAYLDEQPVPIVVKADGLAQGKGVVVATTREEAKQAVRDAMEKSLFGQAGHRVLIEEFLDGEELTLMAFTDGKTVVPMVPAQDHKRVGDGDSGPNTGGMGAYAPAPIATAALREQVTRQVLQPTVDALARLGCPFQGVLYAGLMVVKGTPYVLEFNARMGDPETEVVLPLLKTDLVEVMEAVVEHRLDELTVEWHPDTAVCVVMTSPGYPGSYPTGLPIQGLPTPFGESRVAVFHAGTKRESGRVVTAGGRVLAVTAWGPSLLDARAQVYQAVPSILFEGRHYRTDIAHRALPHKI; this is encoded by the coding sequence GTGAAGATTCTTGTTGTCGGTGGTGGCGGGCGGGAACATGCCATGGTGTGGAAGATCGCCCAAAGTCCGCGGAAACCGCAGATATTCTGTGCGCCGGGGAATGCCGGCATCGAAGGTCTCGCCACCTGTGTCCCGATCAAGGCCGATGATATCGAGGGTCTCAAGGCGTTTGCGCTCAAGGAGCAGATCGATCTCACTGTAGTCGGCCCGGAAGCGCCGTTGGCGTTGGGCATCGCGGATGAGTTTCGCAAGGCGCGACTAAAAATCTTCGGACCGACCAAGGCCGCCGCTCGCCTGGAATCCAGCAAGAGCTTCTCCAAAGACATCATGGCCGCCAATCGAATCCCGACCGCTGCCGCGCGCAGCTTCGAACGCATGGACCAGGCGCTGGCCTATCTGGACGAGCAGCCGGTTCCGATTGTGGTCAAGGCCGACGGTCTCGCGCAGGGCAAAGGGGTGGTCGTGGCTACGACACGCGAGGAAGCCAAGCAGGCCGTCCGCGATGCCATGGAAAAATCCCTGTTCGGTCAGGCCGGACATCGCGTGCTGATCGAAGAGTTTCTGGACGGCGAAGAGCTGACGCTCATGGCCTTCACCGACGGGAAGACCGTGGTCCCTATGGTGCCGGCTCAGGACCACAAACGAGTGGGAGACGGCGACAGCGGACCCAATACCGGCGGCATGGGCGCCTATGCTCCGGCGCCGATTGCCACGGCTGCGCTGCGTGAACAGGTGACGCGTCAGGTGCTGCAGCCGACGGTGGATGCGCTGGCCCGTCTGGGTTGCCCCTTTCAAGGTGTGCTCTACGCGGGCCTCATGGTCGTGAAGGGGACCCCCTATGTGCTGGAGTTCAACGCGCGTATGGGAGATCCTGAAACTGAAGTCGTGCTGCCGCTCTTGAAAACCGATCTGGTCGAGGTGATGGAGGCGGTGGTCGAGCACCGTCTAGATGAATTGACGGTGGAATGGCATCCGGATACGGCCGTGTGCGTCGTGATGACGTCGCCGGGTTATCCCGGTTCCTATCCGACCGGCCTTCCCATTCAGGGGCTGCCTACTCCATTCGGTGAATCGCGCGTCGCGGTGTTCCACGCCGGTACGAAACGGGAGTCGGGGCGCGTGGTGACTGCGGGAGGACGAGTTCTGGCGGTCACCGCCTGGGGGCCGTCTTTGCTCGATGCGCGGGCGCAGGTGTATCAAGCGGTGCCTTCGATTTTGTTTGAAGGGCGCCATTATCGAACCGATATCGCGCATCGGGCCTTGCCGCACAAGATCTGA
- the purH gene encoding bifunctional phosphoribosylaminoimidazolecarboxamide formyltransferase/IMP cyclohydrolase, whose product MASIARALISVSDKTGVVEMAKGLAALGAEVLSTGGTAKALREAGVAVTDVAAYTGSPEILDGRVKTLHPKIHGGLLGRRRVPDHVKQMQQHGIGNIDVVVVNLYPFESTVAKPNCPFEEAIENIDIGGPSMLRSAAKNHEDVLVLVDPADYGRVLEALKSGSVTPALRRELAMKVFQHTARYDSLIAGYLEKQVQGSEVKFPAILSLQFERVETLRYGENPHQQGAFYREMNAKEPAVSRGKILHGKAMSYNNFLDSNSALELVKEFEQTAVAIIKHNNPCGCALGATPVDAYVKARATDPVSAFGGVIAFNRPVDLAAAKEITSTFVEVVIAPGFAEDALAELKRKKDIRLLDVGPLSKATAEGYDLKKLVGGLIVQDRDLGMIKDIKALAVPTSRKPTEEEYAACAFAWVVCKHVKSNAIIYGRPGEIVGIGAGQMSRVDSVKLAVMKAQSPVKGCVMASDAFFPFRDGIDAAAEAGITCVIQPGGSIRDPEVTKAVDEHGMAMILTGMRHFRH is encoded by the coding sequence ATGGCCAGCATTGCGCGGGCACTGATCAGTGTTTCTGACAAGACCGGAGTCGTCGAGATGGCGAAGGGGCTGGCGGCCCTGGGCGCCGAAGTGTTGTCCACCGGTGGAACCGCGAAGGCCTTGCGTGAGGCAGGCGTGGCTGTCACCGACGTGGCCGCCTATACGGGGTCGCCGGAGATCCTGGACGGGCGCGTGAAGACGTTGCACCCGAAAATTCATGGCGGACTCCTCGGCCGCCGTCGCGTGCCCGATCATGTCAAGCAGATGCAGCAACATGGCATCGGCAACATCGATGTGGTGGTGGTCAATCTCTATCCCTTTGAATCGACGGTCGCGAAGCCCAATTGTCCGTTCGAAGAGGCCATTGAAAATATCGACATCGGCGGTCCGTCGATGTTGCGATCCGCCGCGAAGAATCATGAAGACGTGCTGGTCCTGGTCGATCCCGCCGACTACGGCCGGGTGCTGGAGGCGCTGAAGTCCGGTTCCGTGACCCCCGCGTTGCGCCGCGAGTTGGCCATGAAGGTGTTTCAGCATACCGCCCGGTATGACAGTCTGATTGCCGGGTATCTCGAAAAGCAGGTGCAGGGGAGCGAGGTGAAGTTCCCCGCCATCCTCTCGCTGCAATTTGAACGTGTGGAGACGCTGCGCTACGGAGAAAATCCCCATCAGCAGGGGGCGTTCTATCGTGAAATGAATGCCAAGGAACCGGCTGTGTCGCGCGGGAAAATTCTCCACGGCAAGGCCATGTCCTACAATAATTTCCTCGACTCCAACTCGGCGCTCGAACTCGTGAAGGAGTTCGAGCAGACCGCGGTGGCCATCATCAAGCACAATAACCCCTGCGGCTGCGCACTCGGTGCGACACCGGTGGACGCCTATGTGAAGGCGCGCGCGACCGACCCCGTGTCGGCGTTCGGCGGTGTCATTGCCTTCAATCGTCCGGTGGATTTGGCTGCGGCCAAGGAAATCACCTCAACCTTCGTCGAGGTCGTCATCGCGCCGGGCTTCGCCGAGGACGCGCTGGCTGAACTCAAGCGCAAGAAGGACATCCGTCTCTTGGACGTGGGACCGCTGAGCAAGGCGACTGCGGAGGGGTACGATCTCAAGAAGCTGGTCGGCGGATTGATCGTGCAGGATCGCGATTTGGGCATGATCAAGGACATCAAGGCTCTGGCGGTTCCGACCTCGCGCAAGCCGACCGAAGAAGAATATGCCGCCTGCGCGTTTGCCTGGGTAGTCTGTAAACATGTGAAGTCGAACGCCATCATCTACGGGCGTCCGGGCGAAATCGTCGGAATCGGAGCCGGGCAGATGAGCCGGGTGGACTCGGTGAAACTGGCCGTCATGAAAGCCCAGTCGCCTGTGAAGGGCTGCGTGATGGCATCCGATGCCTTTTTTCCGTTCCGTGACGGCATTGACGCGGCGGCGGAAGCCGGCATTACCTGTGTGATTCAGCCGGGCGGTTCGATCCGCGACCCTGAGGTGACGAAGGCTGTGGACGAACACGGAATGGCGATGATACTCACGGGCATGCGCCACTTCCGCCATTGA
- a CDS encoding OmpA family protein, giving the protein MSRGIIFGVGLFALTLLAFLCIPRHLPVTSSATGHSAFSAHIENGQLTLSGTVASEEAKGAAVARAQDLAKSLRLRVTDNLNIIEDGQAAGWEAALPALVTQAVTLQHHQATLSLSGQTVTVKGAVPSADAKTKLLHEVASLLGTSIHVQDQVTVASSGSASQANLTPASQPSAAPHASRAQVQAGLDEILRGEHIAFESNSAVLTSKGRAVVDKLVPALKRAPDAVIEIGGHTDSYGDPDYNLQLSRTRAEAVRQYLVEHQIPNRLTAVGYGSTRPLSQDRTRAASKKNRRIEFRVKEER; this is encoded by the coding sequence ATGTCGCGCGGAATTATTTTCGGCGTAGGACTCTTCGCCCTCACATTATTGGCGTTCCTCTGTATCCCTCGACACCTGCCGGTGACGTCGTCGGCGACCGGTCACTCCGCGTTCAGCGCCCACATTGAAAACGGCCAGCTGACACTGTCCGGCACGGTAGCCAGCGAGGAGGCCAAAGGCGCCGCGGTGGCGCGCGCACAAGATCTCGCCAAGAGCCTCAGGCTGCGTGTCACCGACAATCTGAACATCATCGAAGACGGCCAGGCCGCTGGATGGGAAGCCGCCCTCCCCGCGCTCGTCACACAGGCGGTCACACTCCAGCACCATCAGGCCACCCTCTCCCTCTCCGGCCAGACGGTGACGGTAAAAGGCGCAGTCCCAAGCGCGGACGCAAAAACAAAACTGCTCCATGAAGTGGCTTCACTGCTCGGAACCTCTATACACGTGCAAGACCAGGTGACCGTCGCGTCGTCAGGCTCCGCGAGTCAGGCCAACCTTACTCCCGCCAGCCAGCCGTCCGCCGCACCGCATGCCTCCCGAGCCCAAGTCCAAGCCGGGCTGGATGAGATATTGCGGGGCGAACATATCGCATTCGAAAGTAACAGCGCGGTCCTGACTTCGAAGGGACGAGCCGTGGTCGACAAACTGGTGCCGGCGCTCAAGCGGGCACCCGATGCAGTCATCGAAATCGGCGGCCACACCGACTCCTACGGCGATCCCGACTACAACCTCCAACTGAGCCGCACCAGAGCCGAGGCGGTCCGGCAATACCTCGTGGAACATCAGATACCGAATCGGCTGACCGCCGTCGGTTATGGATCGACGCGCCCCCTGAGCCAGGACCGGACGCGCGCCGCGTCGAAGAAAAACCGGCGCATCGAATTTCGTGTGAAAGAGGAACGGTGA
- a CDS encoding NnrS family protein encodes MGNGVERRAVSPMTTFFSYGFRPFFLGAALFAGVAVPAWILILAGTGNPVLLSTARDWHVHEMLFGFLPAVIAGFLLTAVPNWTDRPAIQGRELMLLFSLWLAGRMAMAIPLVTPFFAAIVDGAFLVALVGLLWRELAAGNSWNHAPVAVAISLYAAANMTFHVLTVSGAETDLALRLALALDLFLLTFIGGRLTPNFTREFLAGHGKKERPAPFSRFDALSIALVLMAALAWTVLPLASATGWIFLAAGTVNLVRLLRWYGWLTWREPLVLSLHVGYGWLALSMLVLGCALLGIGLAKEDAVHALTTGAVGSMTLAVMTRASLGHTGRPKHAGPATVFIYGLVILGAMLRVFGPGTGLPTNLVLGSAGAAWSGAYLLFALVYGPYLVRPSLDE; translated from the coding sequence ATGGGTAATGGAGTGGAACGACGCGCAGTCTCGCCGATGACGACGTTCTTTTCGTACGGATTCCGCCCGTTTTTCCTGGGGGCTGCACTGTTCGCCGGTGTGGCGGTTCCCGCCTGGATTCTGATCCTGGCCGGAACCGGGAACCCGGTCCTGCTCTCCACGGCTCGCGATTGGCATGTGCATGAGATGCTGTTTGGTTTTCTCCCTGCAGTGATTGCCGGCTTCCTCCTCACGGCGGTGCCCAACTGGACGGATCGTCCGGCGATCCAGGGCCGCGAACTGATGCTGCTCTTCAGCCTGTGGCTGGCCGGACGTATGGCCATGGCGATTCCTTTGGTGACACCGTTCTTCGCCGCCATCGTGGACGGGGCGTTTCTCGTCGCGTTGGTGGGGCTGCTGTGGCGGGAACTTGCCGCCGGGAACAGTTGGAACCATGCGCCGGTGGCCGTAGCGATCAGTCTGTACGCCGCCGCGAATATGACCTTCCATGTTCTCACAGTGAGCGGCGCGGAGACGGACCTTGCGCTGCGGCTCGCGCTCGCGCTGGACCTCTTCCTGCTGACCTTCATCGGCGGACGACTCACGCCGAACTTTACGCGAGAATTTCTGGCGGGTCACGGGAAGAAGGAACGACCTGCACCGTTTTCCCGCTTCGACGCACTCTCGATCGCGCTGGTCCTCATGGCCGCGCTGGCCTGGACGGTGCTGCCGTTGGCGTCGGCGACGGGCTGGATCTTTCTCGCTGCCGGGACCGTGAATCTCGTTCGTCTCTTGCGCTGGTACGGCTGGCTCACATGGCGGGAACCGCTCGTGCTGAGTCTGCATGTGGGGTACGGCTGGCTCGCCTTGTCGATGCTGGTTCTCGGGTGCGCTCTGCTGGGAATCGGGCTCGCGAAAGAAGATGCGGTGCATGCATTGACCACCGGCGCCGTCGGATCGATGACCCTGGCGGTGATGACGCGTGCAAGTCTCGGCCACACGGGGCGGCCCAAACATGCCGGTCCCGCAACGGTCTTCATCTATGGGTTGGTGATCCTCGGCGCGATGTTGCGTGTCTTCGGACCAGGCACCGGCCTTCCGACGAATCTGGTGCTTGGCTCCGCCGGAGCCGCGTGGAGCGGGGCCTATCTGCTGTTTGCTCTGGTCTATGGGCCGTATCTTGTCCGACCCAGCCTGGATGAGTGA